Proteins encoded in a region of the Haloglomus salinum genome:
- a CDS encoding penicillin acylase family protein → MKRRTFTQGLGAAVGTALLGGIASGRADTLAEIEIQTTEHGESHVYADDLYALSYGNGYVQARDRLFEMDALRHVGYGDSAAIIGPSQLGSDISVRRDLYSEAEMESMYEDASETTRTALEGFADGVNRRIVELAGTGDLPGEFAALGHAPEPWDPVDSIAAISYAIGYFGVSGGGELGNAKTLAHLFEEFDDPAEAYEAYGDLNTLRTPEAHYASIPATDKTVEAGETIPDALEELPERQREFVSAAADAEPWGVQTEVDLPEDLADAVPQARGIMEGFKFGSNALVVDGEHTETGEPMLGGGPQMGYFKPPVIHEIGLHGAGFDVTGVGVVGAPSVVIGRSDHLAWTVTSGRDDMIDTYAVELDPDDRHRYRWNGEWHEMDTETVVHRASLPGSVVEGDPSVQVVEQEVARVEQNGDTMPVVAWNPDENVAWCQRKTTRYQELSGAFRWAEVGRADTLDEFEDALAEFPFTFNFHVISDRDDEPDISFIHTGEVPDRIGPWDGRLPVPGGEPHWNSTRLAQLEGTVAHGSSRGYFVNWNNGPAVGWRADDAERSWGTTHRVAVLDRFTRQAIETTGGALSLDDVKSVIELAAKHDSAAPQWLEPVVAAGAESDDQLVREMAAELESWLADGCSWRTADGGFGGERYAGGGMAIFEAVRRALSERALGDELGPHRHVAAYDPSGGGGASLGNGPDPHAADHGNAKQDQLLADALHLRTEYDWFRGATSDEGPGRGRGRGRGRGEGRGTRARRRDRVVRAALADARDELVDRFGTVDPSTWQLPRYSSTFSALGATPTEAIPMSNRASYMQAIAAGEGLDGAGDALPPGNSGHVNAAELVAAQAGRGPEHLTDQLELYANYEYKPHPHTREEVAETAVESTTVRATTPSLTGPAEPVRDLPADVLSPLLELQSASQPGDVTDAVSETTGAVTGAAESASEADPGGTADDAGGSILGSGAATDDSAAESGGDGLTDGGLLGGLLDR, encoded by the coding sequence ATGAAGCGACGAACGTTCACGCAGGGACTCGGCGCCGCCGTCGGCACCGCACTCCTGGGCGGTATCGCCAGCGGCCGAGCGGACACGCTGGCGGAAATCGAGATCCAGACGACCGAACACGGCGAGAGCCACGTCTACGCCGACGACCTCTACGCGCTGTCGTACGGGAACGGCTACGTCCAGGCCCGCGACCGGCTGTTCGAGATGGACGCTCTCCGGCACGTGGGCTACGGGGACAGCGCGGCCATCATCGGCCCCTCGCAACTCGGGTCGGACATCTCCGTCCGCCGCGACCTCTACAGCGAGGCCGAGATGGAGTCGATGTACGAGGACGCGAGCGAGACCACGCGGACCGCGCTCGAGGGGTTCGCCGACGGGGTGAACCGCCGCATCGTCGAACTCGCCGGGACGGGCGACCTGCCCGGGGAGTTCGCGGCGCTGGGGCACGCTCCCGAGCCGTGGGACCCGGTCGACTCCATCGCGGCCATCAGCTACGCCATCGGCTACTTCGGCGTCTCCGGCGGCGGCGAACTCGGCAACGCGAAGACGCTCGCCCACCTGTTCGAGGAGTTCGACGACCCGGCCGAGGCCTACGAGGCGTACGGCGACCTGAACACGCTCCGGACGCCCGAGGCCCACTACGCCAGCATCCCCGCGACCGACAAGACGGTCGAGGCGGGCGAGACGATTCCGGACGCGCTGGAGGAGTTGCCCGAGCGCCAGCGCGAGTTCGTGTCGGCCGCCGCGGACGCCGAGCCGTGGGGCGTGCAGACGGAGGTGGACCTCCCGGAGGACCTGGCCGACGCGGTCCCGCAGGCCCGGGGCATCATGGAGGGGTTCAAGTTCGGCTCCAATGCACTCGTCGTCGACGGCGAGCACACCGAGACGGGCGAGCCGATGCTGGGCGGCGGCCCGCAGATGGGGTACTTCAAGCCGCCCGTCATCCACGAGATCGGGCTGCACGGGGCGGGATTCGACGTGACGGGCGTCGGCGTCGTCGGGGCGCCGTCGGTCGTCATCGGACGGAGCGACCACCTCGCGTGGACGGTCACCTCCGGGCGAGACGACATGATAGACACCTACGCCGTCGAACTCGACCCCGACGACCGCCACCGGTACCGCTGGAACGGGGAGTGGCACGAGATGGACACGGAGACGGTCGTCCACCGCGCCTCGCTGCCGGGGAGCGTCGTCGAGGGGGACCCGTCGGTACAGGTGGTCGAGCAGGAGGTCGCGCGCGTCGAGCAGAACGGCGACACGATGCCGGTCGTCGCGTGGAACCCCGACGAGAACGTCGCCTGGTGCCAGCGCAAGACCACGCGCTATCAGGAGCTCTCGGGGGCCTTCCGCTGGGCCGAGGTCGGACGCGCCGACACGCTCGACGAGTTCGAGGACGCCCTCGCCGAGTTCCCGTTCACCTTCAACTTCCACGTCATCAGCGACCGAGACGACGAACCCGACATCAGCTTCATCCACACCGGGGAGGTCCCCGACCGTATCGGTCCGTGGGACGGCCGGCTGCCCGTTCCGGGTGGCGAACCCCACTGGAACAGCACACGTCTCGCCCAGCTGGAGGGAACGGTCGCGCACGGCTCCTCGCGGGGCTACTTCGTCAACTGGAACAACGGCCCGGCGGTCGGCTGGCGGGCCGACGACGCCGAGCGCTCCTGGGGCACCACCCACCGCGTCGCGGTGCTGGACCGGTTCACGCGGCAGGCTATCGAGACGACCGGCGGCGCGCTCTCGCTCGACGACGTGAAGTCGGTCATCGAGCTGGCGGCGAAGCACGACTCGGCGGCGCCCCAGTGGCTCGAACCGGTCGTTGCCGCAGGCGCGGAGAGCGACGACCAGCTGGTCCGTGAGATGGCGGCCGAGCTGGAGTCGTGGCTGGCCGACGGCTGCTCCTGGCGGACCGCCGACGGCGGGTTCGGCGGCGAGCGCTACGCGGGCGGCGGGATGGCCATCTTCGAGGCCGTCCGACGAGCCCTCAGCGAGCGCGCACTCGGCGACGAGCTCGGACCACACCGCCACGTGGCGGCCTACGACCCCAGCGGCGGCGGCGGGGCATCGCTCGGCAACGGGCCGGACCCCCACGCCGCGGACCACGGGAACGCGAAGCAGGACCAGCTGCTCGCCGACGCGCTTCACCTCCGGACGGAGTACGACTGGTTCCGGGGGGCCACGAGCGACGAGGGGCCCGGCCGCGGCCGGGGTCGGGGTCGGGGACGAGGGGAGGGGCGAGGCACCAGAGCACGGCGCCGTGACCGCGTCGTCCGCGCGGCACTGGCCGACGCCCGCGACGAGCTCGTCGACCGGTTCGGCACCGTCGACCCGTCGACCTGGCAGCTGCCCCGGTACAGCAGCACCTTCTCGGCACTCGGAGCGACACCCACGGAGGCCATCCCGATGTCGAACCGGGCGTCCTACATGCAGGCCATCGCGGCGGGCGAGGGGCTCGATGGGGCCGGGGACGCGCTGCCCCCGGGGAACTCGGGACACGTGAACGCCGCCGAACTCGTCGCAGCACAGGCGGGCCGCGGCCCGGAACACCTGACCGACCAGCTCGAGCTGTACGCGAACTACGAGTACAAACCACACCCGCACACCCGCGAGGAGGTGGCCGAGACGGCCGTCGAATCGACCACGGTCCGCGCGACGACGCCCTCACTCACCGGCCCGGCAGAGCCCGTCCGGGACCTGCCGGCGGACGTCCTCTCGCCGCTGCTCGAACTCCAGTCGGCCAGCCAGCCCGGGGACGTGACGGACGCCGTCTCCGAGACGACGGGGGCCGTGACCGGCGCCGCCGAGTCGGCGAGCGAGGCGGACCCGGGCGGAACGGCGGACGACGCCGGCGGGTCGATTCTGGGCAGCGGAGCAGCAACCGACGATTCGGCGGCGGAATCCGGCGGTGACGGGCTGACCGATGGGGGACTCCTGGGCGGACTACTGGACCGCTGA
- a CDS encoding penicillin acylase family protein: MQRRDFTKLLGGLAGTGLAGTAAAETDGFAPNLQEDPLEQIEILTTEYNESHIYGDSVYALGYGNGYVQARDRLFLLDAVRHIGYGNSAQVLGPAQLSSDIQVRRDLYSPDEIRRQWENASQTIKEAVRGYTDGVNRRMTEMAAAGELPGIFAALGHAPEPWKPEDTVAAINYLIGFFGVSGGSELGNAKSLARLKQNLGDEREAFEAYGDLNWLETTDDHFTSIAPGDEDYDPDLVETVPDYEDVPQEQLDLVDAALGAETWGIETDLSIPPDVQNGIRSGQGLMTGFKWGSNAYVFSGELTETGTPMLGGGPQMGFFKPPIPYEIGLHGAGFDMTGMGVVGAPALVIGRTDTLAWTVTSGRDDQIDTIAVELDTEDKHRYRWDGEWYEMSTETVVHRANPAGAVLTGGSGTRVVEQEVARVEQDGASMPVVAWNPDENIAWCQRTTTRGDELEGAFAWAELGRSDDLEDFEHRLSEFPFTFNFHVVEYEEDDQGNVERENIAYIHTGKIPERFDGRDYRLPATPETHEWTATYSGTGLGTTDRNSSRGYYVNWNNGPAAGWRAGDGEQNWGSRHRVETQNHFIRQKLDIPEGVPVGKEKAEQARSTVSLEDVRDIEYQSAKHDATAQVSAPYLRDAAADADDLQDVADVLTEWLEDFCSWKDLTDDDRMDYPGHSVFLRARKKLQQRVFDDELDGEQGTLDLRPVTSRHASDSGNATSDVTFIDALAGETEHDWFATASNDGLATFDPERRDEVIRGALREVKAELREEYGSDPADWRDAILESKFLSIGASNQTVIDIQNRSSYNQAIDMGFALSDDTQTWQDNAQDVLPPGQSGHQNAQELAQTQATGEEPERLHDQLEFYVNNGEYKPHPHTRTQVEDVAVESTTVRVTPEHDYTPVVPAAPRPLPMPISVPNPDGPSPGDTPAPPEGGVPSRTSTDRGDGSDATDTASDATDTASDATDTVDRPTGHVTDSDLDDLL; encoded by the coding sequence ATGCAGCGACGAGACTTCACGAAACTACTCGGTGGGCTGGCAGGGACGGGACTGGCTGGGACGGCCGCGGCCGAGACCGACGGCTTCGCCCCGAACCTCCAGGAGGACCCGCTGGAACAGATAGAGATACTCACCACGGAGTACAACGAGAGCCACATCTACGGCGACAGCGTCTACGCGCTGGGCTACGGCAACGGCTACGTGCAGGCGCGCGACCGGCTGTTCCTGCTGGATGCCGTCCGGCACATCGGCTACGGCAACAGCGCGCAGGTGCTGGGTCCGGCACAGCTCTCCTCGGACATCCAGGTCCGGCGGGACCTCTACAGCCCGGACGAGATCCGGCGCCAGTGGGAGAACGCCTCGCAGACCATCAAGGAGGCCGTCCGGGGCTACACGGACGGCGTCAACCGGCGGATGACGGAGATGGCGGCGGCGGGCGAGCTGCCGGGCATCTTCGCCGCGCTGGGTCACGCCCCGGAGCCGTGGAAGCCCGAGGACACCGTGGCGGCCATCAACTACCTCATCGGCTTCTTCGGCGTCAGCGGCGGGAGCGAACTCGGCAACGCGAAGAGCCTCGCGAGACTCAAGCAGAACCTGGGTGACGAGCGCGAGGCGTTCGAGGCCTACGGCGACCTCAACTGGCTGGAGACGACCGACGACCACTTCACCAGCATCGCGCCGGGCGACGAGGACTACGACCCGGACCTCGTCGAGACGGTGCCGGACTACGAGGACGTACCACAGGAGCAGCTCGACCTCGTCGACGCCGCGCTGGGTGCCGAAACCTGGGGTATCGAGACCGACCTCAGCATCCCCCCGGACGTGCAGAACGGCATCCGCTCGGGCCAGGGGCTGATGACCGGGTTCAAGTGGGGTTCGAACGCGTACGTCTTCAGCGGCGAGCTGACGGAGACGGGGACACCGATGCTGGGCGGCGGGCCGCAGATGGGCTTCTTCAAGCCACCCATCCCGTACGAGATCGGCCTGCACGGTGCCGGCTTCGACATGACCGGGATGGGCGTCGTCGGGGCGCCCGCGCTGGTCATCGGCCGGACGGACACGCTCGCGTGGACGGTCACCTCCGGGCGAGACGACCAGATCGATACCATCGCGGTGGAACTCGACACCGAGGACAAGCACCGCTACAGGTGGGACGGGGAGTGGTACGAGATGTCGACGGAGACGGTCGTCCACAGGGCCAACCCAGCGGGGGCGGTCCTCACGGGCGGTTCGGGCACCCGCGTCGTGGAGCAGGAGGTGGCCCGGGTCGAGCAGGACGGTGCCTCGATGCCCGTCGTCGCGTGGAACCCCGACGAGAACATCGCCTGGTGCCAGCGCACGACGACACGGGGCGACGAGCTGGAGGGTGCGTTCGCGTGGGCAGAACTCGGCCGCTCCGACGACCTGGAGGACTTCGAGCACCGCCTCTCGGAGTTCCCGTTCACCTTCAACTTCCACGTCGTCGAGTACGAGGAGGACGACCAGGGTAACGTCGAGCGCGAGAACATCGCGTACATCCACACCGGAAAGATCCCCGAGCGCTTCGACGGCCGGGACTACCGGCTCCCGGCGACGCCGGAGACCCACGAGTGGACGGCCACCTACTCCGGGACCGGGCTGGGAACGACCGACCGGAACTCCTCGCGTGGCTACTACGTCAACTGGAACAACGGCCCGGCGGCGGGCTGGCGGGCCGGTGACGGCGAGCAGAACTGGGGCTCGCGACACCGCGTCGAGACCCAGAACCACTTCATCCGGCAGAAGCTCGACATCCCCGAGGGGGTCCCGGTCGGCAAGGAGAAGGCCGAACAGGCACGCTCGACGGTCTCGCTCGAGGACGTCCGCGACATCGAGTACCAGTCCGCGAAGCACGACGCCACCGCACAGGTGTCGGCACCGTACCTCCGCGACGCCGCGGCCGACGCCGACGACCTGCAGGACGTGGCCGACGTGTTGACCGAATGGCTCGAGGACTTCTGCTCGTGGAAGGACCTGACCGACGACGACCGGATGGACTACCCGGGGCACTCGGTGTTCCTCCGGGCCCGGAAGAAGCTCCAGCAGCGCGTCTTCGACGACGAACTCGACGGCGAGCAGGGGACGCTGGACCTGCGGCCGGTGACGAGCCGGCACGCCTCGGACTCGGGCAACGCGACCAGCGACGTGACGTTCATCGACGCACTGGCCGGTGAGACGGAACACGACTGGTTCGCCACAGCCAGTAACGACGGTCTCGCCACGTTCGACCCGGAGCGCCGCGACGAGGTCATCCGGGGCGCGCTCCGCGAGGTGAAGGCCGAACTCCGCGAGGAGTACGGCTCCGACCCGGCCGACTGGCGGGACGCCATCCTCGAGAGCAAGTTCCTCTCCATCGGCGCCTCGAACCAGACGGTCATCGACATCCAGAACCGCTCCTCGTACAACCAGGCCATCGACATGGGATTCGCACTGAGCGACGACACCCAGACCTGGCAGGACAACGCCCAGGACGTGCTGCCGCCGGGCCAGTCCGGCCACCAGAACGCACAGGAACTCGCTCAGACCCAGGCCACCGGCGAGGAACCGGAACGCCTCCACGACCAGCTGGAGTTCTACGTGAACAACGGGGAGTACAAGCCCCACCCGCACACGCGGACGCAGGTCGAGGACGTGGCCGTCGAGTCGACGACGGTCCGGGTCACCCCGGAGCACGACTACACGCCGGTCGTTCCGGCGGCACCGCGGCCGCTCCCGATGCCCATCAGCGTCCCGAATCCCGACGGGCCATCCCCCGGTGACACTCCCGCGCCGCCGGAGGGTGGCGTGCCCTCACGCACGTCCACGGACAGAGGGGACGGCAGCGACGCGACCGATACTGCCAGCGACGCGACCGATACTGCCAGCGACGCGACCGATACGGTTGACCGACCCACAGGCCACGTCACTGACAGCGACCTGGACGACCTGCTGTAG
- a CDS encoding PAS domain-containing sensor histidine kinase, protein MDRSELLKEMVESVGVSVGVYGENGRYVYVNDAYADLLDTERESLVGTPIWEVVPDFDAERFDDYWDSFTDGETRTAETVHEYGGTSVPISAVTTRRRIEGVPFHFGTIQDISELKQREQELREQNERLEAFTGVVSHDLRNPLNVAKGYVDILQEDIDRDELELVESSLERMSILVDDLLRLAREGQAVDAKEPVSLMAIGTAARETVATGEATVTVASDLGFLADGSRLQQLLENLIRNAVEHASEEGDPSVTIGALADDEGFFVEDDGPGIPPEEREAVFSPTRSEGKRGVGLGLAIVKEIAEAHDWTITVTEGRDGGARFEFRDVELD, encoded by the coding sequence ATGGACCGGTCGGAACTGCTCAAGGAGATGGTCGAGTCGGTGGGAGTCAGCGTCGGCGTCTACGGTGAGAACGGGCGGTACGTCTACGTCAACGACGCGTACGCGGACCTCCTCGATACCGAGCGGGAGTCTCTGGTCGGGACGCCCATCTGGGAGGTGGTTCCCGACTTCGACGCGGAGCGGTTCGACGACTACTGGGACTCGTTCACGGACGGGGAGACCCGGACGGCCGAGACGGTCCACGAGTACGGCGGAACCAGCGTCCCCATCTCGGCGGTGACGACGCGACGACGCATCGAGGGGGTCCCCTTCCACTTCGGCACCATCCAGGATATCTCCGAGCTGAAACAGCGCGAACAGGAGCTTCGCGAGCAGAACGAGCGGCTCGAGGCGTTCACCGGCGTCGTCAGTCACGACCTGCGGAACCCGCTCAACGTCGCGAAGGGCTACGTCGACATCCTGCAGGAGGATATCGACCGCGACGAGCTGGAGCTGGTCGAGAGCTCGCTGGAACGGATGTCCATCCTCGTCGACGACCTGCTCCGGCTGGCACGCGAGGGACAGGCCGTGGACGCGAAGGAGCCGGTGTCGCTGATGGCCATCGGGACCGCCGCCCGCGAGACGGTCGCGACCGGCGAGGCCACGGTCACCGTCGCTTCCGACCTCGGGTTCCTGGCCGACGGGAGCCGGCTCCAGCAGCTCCTCGAGAACCTCATCCGCAACGCGGTGGAACACGCGAGCGAGGAGGGGGACCCTTCCGTGACCATCGGCGCGCTCGCGGACGACGAGGGGTTCTTCGTCGAGGACGACGGCCCCGGTATCCCTCCAGAAGAGCGCGAAGCGGTGTTCTCACCCACCCGGTCGGAGGGCAAACGCGGCGTCGGTCTCGGCCTCGCTATCGTCAAGGAGATCGCCGAGGCCCACGACTGGACTATCACGGTCACGGAGGGGCGCGACGGCGGGGCCCGGTTCGAGTTCCGGGATGTCGAGCTCGATTGA
- a CDS encoding DJ-1/PfpI family protein, which yields MTGKQLLMIVGDFVEDYEVMVPFQALQAVGHEVHTVCPEKEAGDSVKTAIHDFRGDQTYLEERGHDFEVTATMSEVDPADYDGLVVPGGRAPEYLRTYDAVLDTVRHFFETGKPVAALCHGPQILAAADVLDGYEMTAYPAVRAEVEAAGCSWVDGVVTDRNLVTGQAWPDHPEWIAQFLDVLGTDIQHGEPVAAD from the coding sequence ATGACAGGAAAACAGCTCCTGATGATTGTCGGTGATTTCGTCGAGGACTACGAGGTCATGGTCCCGTTCCAGGCACTCCAGGCCGTCGGCCACGAGGTTCACACCGTCTGCCCCGAGAAGGAAGCCGGGGACAGCGTCAAGACCGCCATCCACGACTTCCGTGGCGACCAGACGTATCTGGAGGAGCGTGGTCACGACTTCGAGGTCACCGCGACGATGAGCGAGGTGGACCCGGCCGACTACGACGGGCTCGTCGTCCCGGGCGGGCGCGCCCCGGAGTACCTCCGGACGTACGACGCCGTCCTCGACACGGTCCGGCACTTCTTCGAGACGGGGAAACCCGTCGCCGCGCTGTGCCACGGGCCGCAGATCCTCGCGGCCGCCGATGTTCTCGACGGCTACGAGATGACCGCGTACCCCGCTGTCCGGGCCGAGGTGGAGGCTGCGGGCTGTTCGTGGGTCGACGGCGTCGTCACGGACCGCAATCTGGTGACGGGACAGGCGTGGCCCGACCACCCGGAGTGGATCGCACAGTTCCTCGACGTGCTGGGGACCGACATCCAGCACGGCGAACCGGTCGCGGCCGACTGA
- a CDS encoding PAS domain S-box protein: MVRTAASLSRWFPCLLAAASIAITLWFVVAAGSSTAALQAGLALLLGVVLLAVGYFRYATTDLPGTEAGRVAAWTAGGFGVFLVMNLWFRGLEFTVGAVAPQFAVLTSLTAGTLGGTLAGIGTARRHRDHASRTAALDDYRVIFEEVEDAIIVHDAATFAIRDANPKAVDLLGYRVEELREVDVMDITASHPERDSTQVEQKMTAALEGDGDRFEWPIERKDGTYRWLQVSLKRATLHDDDVVLAVLRDITDQKERRQDLEQYETLAETVRDGLYATDADGEFTYVNDAMCDLTGYDRAALVGMHFSTLLERDAVDRVVEARAEIRRNTATTTAIEFDLVRGDASTVPTETRFTALADDEGTTDEGFEGTVGVIRDISDRREYEVQLQTLHEVTRDLMAESDPEAIAQRSCAAFDDLLDHPVSGVFLEEGEELVAVATSRGAGELFDTVPVLPAGESLAWEVYETGEPQVHGRVSKAANVYDPDSPIDSEAIFPLGTNGVVIVGSPEPGAFSAQDVELMQVLAANTRTALDRARAEQSLRAREEELAERNERLDRFAELVAHDLRNPLTSAMGWLDLARESGDPAEFERVETAHERIREIITDLLELARSGGQVDRTDHVDLRRLATDVWTGIDTNGASLQVEESAMVAADASRLRQVFDNLLRNAVVHGDSDVTVHLGTLPDDEGFYVADDGPGIPPDERDQIFEPGYTTHEEGTGFGMVVVDQLVSAHGWDISVSEADEGGAAFEIHGVEFPAE, from the coding sequence ATGGTCCGGACAGCCGCGTCCCTCTCGCGCTGGTTCCCCTGTCTGCTGGCTGCCGCCTCGATCGCGATTACGCTGTGGTTCGTCGTCGCTGCCGGGAGTTCCACCGCCGCACTCCAGGCGGGCCTGGCGCTCCTGCTGGGTGTCGTCCTCCTCGCCGTCGGGTACTTCCGTTACGCGACGACGGACCTCCCGGGGACTGAAGCCGGACGGGTGGCTGCCTGGACCGCGGGCGGGTTCGGCGTGTTCCTCGTCATGAACCTCTGGTTCCGTGGGCTCGAGTTCACCGTCGGCGCGGTCGCGCCGCAGTTCGCCGTCCTCACCTCGCTGACCGCGGGGACGCTCGGTGGGACGCTCGCGGGTATCGGGACGGCCAGACGACACCGTGACCACGCCAGCCGGACGGCTGCGCTCGACGACTACCGCGTCATCTTCGAGGAGGTCGAGGACGCCATCATCGTCCACGACGCCGCGACGTTCGCGATACGAGACGCGAACCCGAAGGCGGTCGACCTGCTGGGCTACCGTGTCGAGGAACTCCGGGAGGTGGACGTGATGGACATCACCGCCTCCCACCCGGAGCGGGACTCGACGCAGGTAGAACAGAAGATGACGGCCGCGCTGGAGGGAGACGGTGACCGCTTCGAGTGGCCCATCGAACGGAAGGACGGCACCTACCGATGGCTGCAGGTGTCGCTCAAGCGGGCCACCCTCCACGACGACGATGTCGTCCTCGCCGTCCTCCGTGACATCACCGACCAGAAGGAGCGGCGGCAGGACCTCGAGCAGTACGAGACACTGGCCGAGACGGTCCGGGACGGCCTCTACGCCACCGACGCCGACGGTGAGTTCACCTACGTCAACGACGCGATGTGCGACCTGACCGGGTACGACCGTGCGGCGCTGGTCGGGATGCACTTCTCCACCCTCCTCGAGAGGGACGCGGTCGACCGCGTGGTCGAGGCTCGTGCGGAGATACGCCGCAACACCGCGACGACCACTGCCATCGAGTTCGACCTCGTGCGGGGCGACGCGAGTACGGTCCCCACCGAGACGCGGTTCACCGCACTGGCCGACGACGAGGGCACCACCGACGAGGGCTTCGAGGGGACCGTCGGCGTCATCCGCGACATCTCCGACCGCCGGGAGTACGAGGTCCAGCTCCAGACCCTGCACGAGGTCACGCGCGACCTGATGGCCGAATCCGACCCCGAGGCCATCGCCCAGCGCAGCTGCGCCGCGTTCGACGACCTCCTCGACCACCCCGTGAGCGGGGTCTTCCTGGAGGAGGGGGAGGAACTCGTCGCGGTGGCGACGAGTCGGGGAGCGGGGGAACTCTTCGACACGGTTCCGGTACTCCCGGCCGGGGAGTCACTCGCCTGGGAGGTCTACGAGACCGGCGAGCCACAGGTTCACGGCCGGGTCAGCAAGGCGGCGAACGTCTACGACCCTGATTCCCCCATCGATAGCGAGGCCATCTTCCCGCTCGGGACGAACGGGGTGGTCATCGTCGGCTCGCCGGAACCGGGGGCGTTCTCGGCACAGGACGTCGAACTGATGCAGGTTCTCGCGGCCAACACCCGGACGGCACTCGACCGGGCGCGGGCCGAGCAGTCGCTCCGGGCCCGGGAGGAGGAACTGGCCGAGCGCAACGAGCGCCTCGACCGGTTCGCCGAACTCGTCGCCCACGACCTGCGGAACCCCCTCACCTCCGCCATGGGCTGGCTGGACCTCGCCAGGGAGTCCGGCGACCCGGCGGAGTTCGAGCGGGTCGAGACTGCACACGAGCGAATCCGCGAGATAATCACCGACCTGCTCGAACTCGCACGGTCGGGCGGGCAGGTCGACCGGACCGACCACGTGGACCTGCGCCGGCTCGCGACCGACGTCTGGACCGGTATCGACACGAACGGGGCCTCCCTCCAGGTGGAGGAGTCCGCGATGGTCGCTGCCGACGCCTCCCGCCTCAGGCAGGTCTTCGACAACCTCCTCCGCAACGCCGTCGTCCACGGTGATTCGGACGTGACCGTACACCTCGGGACGCTCCCGGACGACGAGGGCTTCTACGTCGCGGACGACGGCCCCGGTATCCCACCCGACGAGCGTGACCAGATATTCGAACCGGGGTACACGACCCACGAGGAGGGGACGGGGTTCGGGATGGTCGTCGTCGACCAGCTCGTCTCGGCGCACGGCTGGGATATCTCTGTCTCGGAGGCCGACGAGGGTGGCGCCGCCTTCGAGATACACGGCGTCGAGTTCCCCGCCGAGTAG
- a CDS encoding mechanosensitive ion channel family protein gives MTGPSVSSAGHALAVALTTGHPLAVAQTGGLSGSEVSEVSPVTLQTVLNALAILVLAYVVARAASALLNGLADRLTTQRFRVTLLIPVVKVGVYAGAAWLVFRGVFDFSSTQLVAFSGLLGAALGLGLKDLMADLFGGIVLVAERPYRIGDKIAVGEHYGEVTDIGLRSTTLVTPDDTAITVPNYLFFNESIANANDGAAEMLVTVEFYLDPAADVRVARRIVREAMETSQYVYVTEDHPVTVRVTDDLHYRTVTGKAYVDDLRNEFAFETDVTDRALAAFAEHDIRSPRVTPGVPDEAVE, from the coding sequence GTGACCGGTCCCTCCGTGTCGTCGGCTGGCCACGCGCTGGCGGTCGCACTGACCACCGGCCACCCACTCGCGGTCGCGCAGACGGGCGGGCTGAGCGGCTCGGAGGTGAGCGAGGTCAGTCCCGTCACTCTCCAGACGGTCCTCAACGCGCTGGCAATCCTGGTTCTGGCGTACGTGGTGGCCCGGGCCGCGAGCGCGCTCCTGAACGGGTTGGCCGACCGGCTGACGACCCAGCGCTTCCGCGTGACGCTGCTCATCCCCGTCGTCAAGGTGGGTGTCTACGCCGGGGCGGCCTGGCTCGTCTTCCGCGGCGTGTTCGATTTCAGTAGCACCCAGCTCGTGGCCTTCTCGGGCCTGCTCGGTGCCGCGCTCGGCCTCGGCCTGAAGGACCTCATGGCGGACCTGTTCGGTGGAATCGTCCTGGTCGCGGAGCGACCCTACCGCATCGGCGACAAGATCGCCGTCGGTGAGCACTACGGCGAGGTCACCGACATCGGCCTCCGCTCGACCACGCTCGTCACGCCGGACGACACCGCCATCACGGTCCCGAACTACCTCTTCTTCAACGAATCCATCGCCAACGCGAACGACGGCGCCGCGGAGATGCTCGTCACCGTCGAGTTCTATCTGGACCCTGCTGCCGACGTCCGGGTCGCGCGCCGTATCGTCCGCGAGGCGATGGAGACCTCCCAGTACGTCTACGTCACCGAGGACCACCCGGTGACGGTCCGGGTCACCGACGACCTCCACTACCGCACCGTGACCGGGAAGGCCTACGTCGACGACCTCCGCAACGAGTTCGCCTTCGAGACGGACGTGACCGACCGTGCGCTCGCCGCATTCGCCGAACACGACATCCGGTCGCCACGCGTGACGCCCGGCGTCCCCGACGAGGCCGTGGAGTAG